In one window of candidate division WOR-3 bacterium DNA:
- a CDS encoding FAD-binding oxidoreductase, which translates to MQYAKVDEKIIIRLKQIVGSANVLTDPDTLENYSHDETPLYSSLPEAVVRCASTEQVSQVMQVAHENLIPVTPRGGGTCLSAGAVPAHGGIVLSLEKMTKILEIDKDNMMVVVETGIVTEQLGKELTKHGLFFPPDPVSI; encoded by the coding sequence ATGCAATACGCGAAGGTCGACGAGAAAATAATCATTAGATTGAAGCAAATAGTTGGTTCCGCGAACGTGCTAACAGACCCGGATACGCTCGAAAATTACTCACATGACGAGACCCCGCTTTACAGTTCATTGCCCGAAGCCGTCGTCAGATGTGCTTCGACCGAGCAGGTGTCTCAGGTTATGCAGGTAGCACACGAGAATCTCATTCCGGTAACTCCGCGAGGCGGAGGCACGTGTCTATCGGCGGGCGCGGTGCCCGCTCACGGCGGAATCGTATTATCGCTCGAGAAGATGACGAAAATATTGGAAATCGACAAGGACAACATGATGGTCGTCGTGGAAACCGGCATAGTCACCGAACAACTTGGCAAGGAACTGACAAAACACGGCCTATTTTTTCCACCTGACCCGGTAAGCATT